One Mesorhizobium sp. J428 DNA segment encodes these proteins:
- a CDS encoding xanthine dehydrogenase family protein molybdopterin-binding subunit — protein MALRRGRGVAAINYPTGMNLGGDPSQALVHSTPTGAFMVTLSSVDLGQGLRQVMAQICAETIGIPTEQVTIDTADTDTGPHCMGTFASRGTHRIGNAVAQAAREARQVMLEVAAEALEVDAGDLDTDGKGMIHVKGAPQKSISVFDTALAAHFKYGRSISGRGMFLVPRSFPETETGAMKPATCYAHACTVVDVEVDDETGEVDVVSVKNVFEVGRALNPRIVEQQLVGGSWMGISHALYETTEPYYPAREHGGRDFNEYLMPGPGNLAETETIVLERPAADGPYGAKGVGEMCANPQIPAVANAVFDAVGVRIDSLPITPEKILRALKAQRAAA, from the coding sequence ATGGCGCTGAGACGCGGACGCGGCGTCGCCGCGATCAACTATCCGACCGGCATGAACCTCGGCGGCGACCCGAGCCAGGCGCTGGTGCATTCGACGCCGACCGGCGCCTTCATGGTGACCCTGTCCTCCGTCGACCTCGGCCAGGGGTTGCGGCAGGTGATGGCGCAGATCTGCGCCGAGACGATCGGCATCCCGACCGAGCAGGTGACGATCGACACCGCCGACACCGACACCGGTCCGCACTGCATGGGCACCTTCGCCTCGCGCGGTACGCACCGAATCGGCAACGCGGTGGCGCAAGCCGCGCGCGAGGCGCGGCAGGTGATGCTGGAAGTGGCGGCCGAGGCGCTGGAGGTGGATGCGGGCGACCTCGACACCGACGGCAAGGGCATGATCCACGTCAAGGGCGCGCCGCAGAAGTCGATCTCGGTGTTCGACACGGCGCTTGCGGCACATTTCAAATATGGCCGCTCGATTTCCGGGCGCGGCATGTTCCTTGTGCCGCGCTCCTTCCCCGAGACAGAGACCGGCGCGATGAAGCCGGCGACCTGCTACGCACATGCCTGCACGGTGGTCGATGTCGAGGTCGACGACGAGACCGGCGAGGTCGACGTCGTCTCGGTGAAGAACGTCTTCGAGGTCGGCCGCGCGCTCAATCCGCGCATTGTCGAGCAGCAACTCGTCGGCGGCTCCTGGATGGGCATCAGCCACGCGCTCTACGAGACGACGGAGCCCTACTATCCGGCGCGCGAGCACGGCGGGCGCGACTTCAATGAATATCTGATGCCGGGACCGGGAAACCTCGCCGAGACCGAGACGATCGTGCTGGAGCGGCCGGCGGCGGACGGACCTTATGGGGCGAAGGGCGTCGGCGAGATGTGCGCCAATCCGCAGATTCCGGCGGTGGCGAACGCCGTGTTCGACGCGGTCGGCGTGCGGATCGATTCGCTGCCGATCACGCCGGAAAAGATTTTGCGCGCGCTCAAAGCGCAGCGGGCGGCGGCGTAA
- a CDS encoding xanthine dehydrogenase family protein molybdopterin-binding subunit, translating into MELRKSYFADERKDDLNEIGQSLQRSDVPNHVTGMTAFFADRTFPNLLHLKMVRSPHHHARIRGIDLSEAEKHPGVVRILTAKDVPQNLYTILILIQVGPPDEHVLAEGKVRWKGEAVVAVLADSERAANEAAAKVKVDYEVLPAVFDMLEALKPDAPLVNEHHGQNYYRYDSGASRKVRFGDVEKGFAEADFVLGETYHSSPIEQAPTETTGCIVAPEGNDRFTCYTNTQAMFFTLDNASIILQMPGHKLHMVGGTAGGGFGGKVDVTVEPIAILAARLTGRPVSFIYSREEEMQISSPRAAETITIKDGVMKDGRIIARQVTGYTDAGAYSRHSPYGAQKGAAHYPGPYTIPNVWVDTYCVYTNRTPSSAMRGFGVTIADFALEVQMDKLARLIGMDPLEFRFINAYRDGDMKAHRQPTEGAALVECMQEASIAAGWPVAERFMKMSSKRREA; encoded by the coding sequence ATGGAACTGCGCAAGAGCTACTTCGCCGACGAGCGCAAGGACGACCTGAACGAGATCGGCCAGTCGCTGCAGCGGTCCGACGTGCCCAACCACGTGACCGGCATGACCGCGTTCTTCGCCGACCGGACCTTTCCGAATCTCCTGCACCTCAAGATGGTGCGCAGCCCGCACCATCATGCGCGCATCCGCGGCATCGACCTGTCGGAGGCGGAGAAGCATCCGGGCGTGGTGCGCATCCTCACCGCCAAGGACGTGCCGCAGAACCTCTACACGATCCTGATCCTGATCCAGGTCGGCCCGCCGGACGAGCACGTGCTGGCCGAGGGCAAGGTGCGCTGGAAGGGCGAGGCTGTGGTGGCGGTGCTGGCCGACAGCGAGCGGGCAGCCAACGAGGCGGCGGCCAAGGTCAAGGTCGACTACGAGGTGCTGCCGGCCGTCTTCGACATGCTGGAGGCGCTGAAGCCGGACGCGCCGCTGGTCAACGAACATCACGGCCAGAACTACTACCGGTACGACAGCGGCGCTTCGCGCAAGGTGCGCTTCGGCGACGTCGAGAAAGGGTTCGCGGAAGCCGACTTCGTGCTCGGGGAGACCTACCATTCCTCGCCGATCGAGCAGGCGCCGACGGAGACGACCGGCTGCATCGTCGCGCCCGAGGGCAACGACCGCTTCACCTGCTACACCAATACCCAGGCGATGTTCTTCACGCTCGACAATGCCTCGATCATCCTGCAGATGCCCGGCCACAAGCTGCACATGGTGGGCGGAACGGCGGGCGGCGGCTTTGGCGGCAAGGTCGACGTGACGGTCGAGCCGATCGCGATCCTGGCGGCGCGGCTGACCGGCCGTCCGGTGTCGTTCATCTACAGCCGCGAGGAGGAGATGCAGATCTCCTCGCCGCGCGCGGCGGAGACGATCACGATCAAGGACGGGGTGATGAAGGACGGGCGGATCATCGCCCGCCAGGTCACCGGCTACACCGATGCGGGCGCCTATTCGCGCCACTCGCCCTATGGCGCGCAGAAGGGGGCGGCGCACTATCCCGGCCCGTATACGATCCCGAACGTCTGGGTGGACACCTACTGCGTCTACACCAACCGGACGCCCTCCTCGGCCATGCGCGGCTTCGGCGTCACCATCGCCGACTTCGCGCTCGAAGTGCAGATGGACAAGCTGGCGCGGCTGATCGGCATGGACCCGCTCGAGTTCCGCTTCATCAACGCCTACCGCGACGGCGACATGAAGGCGCATCGCCAGCCGACGGAGGGGGCAGCCCTTGTCGAGTGCATGCAGGAAGCCTCGATCGCCGCCGGCTGGCCGGTGGCGGAGCGGTTCATGAAGATGTCGTCGAAACGCAGGGAGGCCTGA